A region from the Elusimicrobiales bacterium genome encodes:
- a CDS encoding ABC transporter permease codes for MTFWNLYKKETGAYFNSPAAYVVMAAFLLTSGYLFAAPLFLANQASLSGFTGLAPLLLAFLAPAVTMRLFSEEFKTGTAELLLSLPADEWEIILSKLAAALTVFALTLALTLVYPVVIIMLGGLDTGAALCAYIGLMLCGMTLCSAGMLASVLTKSQVTAFIAGFMMTLFLYLVGKFSVFMSPPLAALADFAGIGAHLDNMSRGVVDSRDLVYFFSLSAFFLFLTRQKLKTMKMD; via the coding sequence ATGACATTCTGGAACCTCTATAAAAAGGAAACCGGGGCGTATTTCAACTCCCCTGCGGCCTATGTGGTGATGGCGGCATTCCTGCTTACATCGGGATACCTGTTTGCCGCGCCGCTGTTTCTGGCAAACCAGGCAAGCCTTTCCGGCTTTACCGGGCTTGCGCCGCTGCTGCTGGCTTTTCTGGCCCCGGCGGTGACAATGCGGCTTTTCTCCGAGGAATTCAAGACGGGGACGGCGGAACTGCTGCTGTCGCTGCCGGCGGACGAGTGGGAAATAATACTCTCCAAGCTGGCCGCCGCGCTGACGGTGTTCGCGCTTACGCTGGCGCTGACGCTGGTCTACCCCGTAGTCATAATTATGCTGGGCGGGCTGGACACGGGCGCGGCGCTGTGCGCCTACATCGGGCTTATGCTGTGCGGGATGACGCTGTGCAGCGCGGGAATGCTTGCCTCCGTGCTGACAAAAAGCCAGGTAACCGCCTTCATAGCGGGTTTTATGATGACACTGTTTCTGTATCTTGTCGGGAAATTCAGCGTTTTCATGTCCCCGCCGCTGGCCGCGCTGGCGGATTTCGCCGGCATAGGCGCGCATCTGGACAACATGTCGCGCGGGGTGGTGGACTCGCGCGATCTGGTTTACTTTTTCAGCCTGTCCGCGTTTTTCCTGTTCCTGACGCGGCAGAAACTAAAGACGATGAAAATGGACTAA